One genomic window of Equus caballus isolate H_3958 breed thoroughbred chromosome 6, TB-T2T, whole genome shotgun sequence includes the following:
- the NXPH4 gene encoding neurexophilin-4 has translation MRLLPEWLLLLFGPWLLRKAVSAQIPESGRPQYLELRPAAAGGGAPGHQLRAPRSSEGLGTAGAWSWAWPANHTGALAQAGVARALPAQRTKRKPSIKAARAKKIFGWGDFYFRVHTLKFSLLVTGKIVDHVNGTFSVYFRHNSSSLGNLSVSIVPPSKRVEFGGVWLPGPVPHPLQSTLALEGVLPGLRPPLGIAATGPGLGGPLGGALAGPLGGALGVPGAKESRAFNCHVEYEKTNRARKHRPCLYDPSQVCFTEHTQSQAAWLCAKPFKVICIFVSFLSFDYKLVQKVCPDYNFQSEHPYFG, from the coding sequence GCCGTCAGTGCCCAGATCCCAGAGTCCGGGAGACCGCAGTACCTGGAGCTGCGGCCCGCCGCGGCCGGAGGGGGCGCCCCGGGCCACCAGCTCCGCGCGCCCAGGTCTTCCGAAGGCCTGGGCACCGCGGGCGCCTGGAGCTGGGCCTGGCCGGCTAACCACACCGGGGCCCTGGCCCAGGCGGGGGTGGCGAGGGCGCTGCCAGCGCAGCGCACCAAGAGAAAGCCGTCCATCAAAGCGGCCCGCGCCAAAAAGATCTTCGGCTGGGGGGACTTCTACTTCCGGGTGCATACCCTCAAGTTCTCGCTGCTGGTGACCGGCAAGATCGTGGACCATGTGAACGGTACCTTCAGCGTGTACTTCCGTCACAACTCATCCAGTCTGGGCAACCTCAGCGTCAGTATCGTGCCGCCCTCCAAGCGCGTAGAGTTTGGGGGCGTCTGGCTGCCGGGGCCCGTCCCCCACCCTCTGCAGTCTACGCTAGCCCTAGAGGGGGTGCTCCCTGGGCTTAGGCCCCCGCTGGGGATAGCAGCCACGGGGCCGGGATTAGGGGGTCCCCTCGGGGGCGCGCTGGCGGGCCCCCTTGGGGGCGCGCTGGGAGTGCCCGGGGCCAAAGAGTCCCGCGCTTTCAATTGCCATGTGGAGTATGAGAAGACGAACCGCGCGCGCAAGCACCGCCCGTGCCTGTACGACCCGTCGCAGGTGTGCTTCACCGAGCACAcgcagagccaggctgcctggctgtGTGCCAAGCCCTTCAAAGTCATCTGCATCTTCGTCTCCTTCCTCAGCTTTGACTACAAACTGGTGCAGAAGGTGTGCCCAGACTACAACTTCCAGAGCGAGCACCCTTACTTTGGATAG